The Papaver somniferum cultivar HN1 chromosome 3, ASM357369v1, whole genome shotgun sequence genome includes a region encoding these proteins:
- the LOC113358903 gene encoding putative F-box protein At5g62660 has protein sequence MGKQHPCIAWVPILWDMLLSTKNKAEDSVEEDPPPVPNLRSDIITNTLPNLPAYIITNTLDRHPFSELPELIRAIEKSRPIPHLPSDIISNILSRLPAKSIFQLWQQTNQQCLLYQLTTDPYFMRTHLDRRPATPTIVGQSSPQSIDNNIKLFLFDGIPCNEHCNNIEEVTSLDLRSWNCRRPIYICGSYDGFLLLSTINGCQKPIFCIWNPITKEQVIVTSPPCVIPEPRVAGPIRQNPETWVCGFYFHPCKKEYEVICVRLLTGTNIWVYQILNLRTKQGRSVGSCFYPPCRRRLPVFINGTFYWMVNRAMYWVENGVYPSLTNSILSFNLETEKFNTMEVVKPSNESPMHRDVDFELFDLDGELGLFDPLSSTDPQVAVIWVFNYNAKRWDKKHLMTSSPVRKYWKSFREIDYVKMSGEFILHPWHSLDKEWYVYTLRLGTWKVFNRKTSEKHDYVTAIHTHSLVSLDAADSVIPIQWE, from the coding sequence ATGGGTAAACAACATCCATGCATTGCCTGGGTTCCAATCCTTTGGGATATGTTATTGTCAACAAAAAATAAAGCCGAGGATAGTGTTGAAGAGGATCCTCCTCCTGTCCCTAATCTTCGTTCGGATATCATCACCAACACACTCCCTAATCTTCCTGCTTATATCATCACCAACACACTTGACAGACATCCTTTTTCGGAACTCCCTGAATTGATTAGAGCAATTGAGAAGAGTCGTCCTATCCCTCATCTTCCTTCTGATATCATCTCCAACATACTTAGTCGACTTCCAGCAAAGTCCATCTTCCAGCTCTGGCAGCAAACTAATCAACAATGCTTATTATATCAATTAACCACGGATCCGTACTTCATGCGTACCCACCTAGACCGACGCCCAGCTACTCCGaccattgttgggcaatctagtCCACAATCCATTGACAATAACATCAAACTTTTCCTTTTTGATGGTATTCCATGTAACGAACATTGCAATAATATTGAGGAGGTCACAAGCTTGGATCTTAGATCATGGAATTGCAGGAGACCAATTTATATCTGCGGTTCATATGATGGGTTTCTTTTACTCAGTACGATCAACGGTTGCCAGAAGCCAATTTTCTGTATTTGGAATCCGATTACaaaagaacaagttattgtgactTCCCCACCGTGTGTTATTCCAGAGCCTAGGGTAGCGGGGCCGATCCGTCAAAACCCAGAGACATGGGTTTGTGGATTTTATTTCCATCCATGCAAAAAGGAGTACGAAGTGATTTGTGTACGTCTGTTAACTGGTACGAACATTTGGGTCTATCAGATTCTTAATTTAAGAACGAAGCAGGGACGAAGTGTTGGTAGCTGCTTTTATCCTCCATGTAGAAGAAGATTACCAGTATTTATTAACGGAACGTTTTATTGGATGGTCAACCGTGCCATGTATTGGGTGGAGAACGGTGTTTACCCTAGCCTAACCAACTCTATATTGTCATTCAATTTAGAAACCGAGAAATTTAATACCATGGAAGTCGTTAAGCCATCTAATGAATCTCCCATGCATAGAGACGTAGATTTTGAACTTTTTGATTTGGATGGCGAATTAGGCCTATTTGATCCTTTGTCGTCTACTGACCCTCAAGTGGCGGTCATATGGGTGTTTAACTACAATGCCAAGCGTTGGGATAAAAAACACTTGATGACGTCGTCCCCGGTTCGCAAGTACTGGAAGTCTTTCAGAGAAATTGACTACGTTAAGATGTCGGGCGAATTCATTCTACATCCTTGGCACAGCTTAGATAAAGAATGGTATGTTTACACTCTGCGTTTAGGTACTTGGAAGGTGTTTAACCGGAAGACATCTGAAAAACATGATTACGTAACAGCAATTCATACTCATAGTCTTGTCTCTTTGGATGCTGCGGATTCAGTCATACCAATACAGTGGGAGTAA